One segment of Candidatus Melainabacteria bacterium DNA contains the following:
- a CDS encoding carboxypeptidase regulatory-like domain-containing protein, translating to MTSTVFTFNLSGTVRHQGLSISGVTVSLYDQGVTGPEGLVGRQRTGTRGEFNFGVCPGGYRIEIEPDPNTRFLRTSNELNVNGNTMLNVGLVTGNILKVKAVTRSGAPVTAGEILVSAREPLTYSASAVAGRDGKYAVTLPRGRFNVAFRHSPQSGSEGAKAGNLPFLTSTIYQVDLQRDDSLEFVLPDMCNFEGRVTDVFGVPAANVKVKLTPANQENELLEQLNIDVTCTTDGNGEFRALVESGVYDISIEPDQAGLLFAATESNVEVFADLKKDFQLAEGFRLRGQVQYELTPLAQCLVRIQGLDRKIDLLTKTDEAGQFSVGVPGGTYKLVVSAHPKHAPSVTLDGAQFSGLAPWTRMVVVGADTQLPVRLVQGTRLYGRIADESGHTRNGIKVSVYADDDRDLCESENDVPLSTCMTDAEGRYSFFIAPGSYWLAVHTDLSNAQKIEIGSEPKNLDIDWHGWCQVKFEVVGESNQKVARCRVAYSPYGNAITGDGSSKSLPKGSVLTDPDGVCNLTIPAGVYSLRFAPPSDSAFESKTVKQISISHDLSKTIRLGLKNSSQASES from the coding sequence TTGACTTCGACAGTCTTCACCTTCAACTTATCCGGTACAGTCCGCCATCAAGGTTTGAGCATTTCAGGTGTGACTGTCTCTTTGTATGACCAGGGCGTCACCGGTCCAGAGGGGCTGGTTGGCAGGCAGCGCACTGGCACCAGGGGAGAATTCAACTTCGGTGTTTGTCCCGGTGGCTATCGCATTGAAATCGAACCCGACCCAAACACGAGGTTTCTGCGCACTTCAAACGAGTTGAATGTAAACGGCAACACTATGTTGAACGTTGGTCTTGTCACGGGAAATATTTTAAAGGTCAAGGCTGTCACCAGATCTGGTGCTCCAGTCACAGCCGGTGAAATTCTTGTGTCGGCGAGAGAACCGCTGACCTATAGCGCCTCTGCTGTGGCGGGGCGTGATGGCAAATACGCGGTGACGCTGCCCCGAGGCCGGTTCAACGTGGCCTTCCGTCATTCCCCTCAATCGGGAAGCGAGGGTGCAAAAGCCGGCAATCTGCCTTTTTTGACAAGTACTATCTATCAAGTTGATTTACAGCGCGACGACAGTCTCGAATTTGTTTTGCCGGATATGTGTAACTTCGAGGGGCGCGTCACAGATGTGTTTGGTGTGCCGGCCGCCAACGTGAAAGTGAAATTGACGCCTGCTAATCAGGAAAACGAGTTGCTCGAACAGCTCAATATCGACGTCACTTGCACCACCGATGGTAACGGCGAGTTTCGTGCTCTTGTTGAGTCAGGTGTTTACGATATCTCCATTGAGCCCGATCAAGCCGGATTGTTGTTCGCTGCCACCGAAAGCAATGTAGAAGTTTTCGCCGACTTGAAAAAGGACTTTCAACTGGCCGAGGGTTTTCGACTGCGCGGGCAGGTGCAGTACGAGCTGACACCACTGGCGCAATGCCTTGTGCGTATTCAGGGATTAGATAGGAAGATCGATCTGTTGACCAAGACCGATGAAGCCGGGCAGTTTTCTGTCGGTGTGCCGGGTGGTACCTATAAATTGGTCGTCTCAGCCCATCCCAAGCATGCTCCGTCAGTCACTCTTGACGGTGCGCAGTTTAGCGGCTTAGCGCCGTGGACTCGCATGGTTGTCGTTGGCGCTGACACGCAGCTTCCGGTGAGGCTTGTCCAGGGTACACGTCTTTATGGACGCATTGCCGACGAATCAGGGCACACTCGCAACGGTATTAAAGTCTCGGTTTATGCAGACGATGACCGAGATTTGTGTGAATCTGAAAACGATGTTCCACTGTCAACCTGTATGACTGACGCTGAAGGTCGATACAGCTTTTTCATAGCGCCCGGCTCTTACTGGCTGGCGGTGCATACTGATCTGTCGAACGCCCAGAAGATTGAAATTGGATCGGAGCCTAAAAACCTGGATATTGATTGGCATGGATGGTGTCAGGTCAAGTTCGAGGTGGTGGGCGAATCCAACCAGAAAGTGGCGCGCTGCCGAGTGGCCTACAGCCCATACGGCAATGCTATCACAGGCGATGGCAGCAGTAAGTCTCTGCCTAAAGGTTCAGTCTTAACCGATCCTGACGGTGTCTGTAATCTGACCATACCGGCTGGAGTTTATTCGCTCCGTTTTGCGCCGCCGTCAGACAGTGCCTTCGAGTCTAAAACTGTAAAACAGATTTCCATCAGTCACGATTTGAGCAAGACTATTCGCCTCGGTTTGAAAAACAGTTCTCAGGCATCCGAGAGCTGA